A single region of the Bacteroides luhongzhouii genome encodes:
- a CDS encoding OmpP1/FadL family transporter, whose amino-acid sequence MRKISLIGLAMLIVSIPTFAGDYLTNTNQNAAFLRMIARGASIDVDGVYSNPAGLAFLPKDGLQVALTIQSAYQTRDIAATSPLWTMDGQTTVRNYEGKASAPVIPSIHAVYKKGDWAFSGSFAIVGGGGKASFDNGLPMFDAAAISLVNTIGQGMLAPNQYSISSAMEGRQYIYGLQLGASYKINEHFSVFAGARMNYFTGGYKGFLDINLKEGVAEELGREIIKQLMAGGMTLEQAQQAALQKSQQLNDAKLKLDCDQTGWGLTPIIGVDAKFGKLNLAAKYEFKANMNIENDTHEIVAPDAAAAFVAPYQNGVNTPSDLPSMLSVAASYEFLPSLRASVEYHFFDDKNAGMADGKQKTLKHGTHEYLAGVEWDINKLFTVSGGYQKTDYGLSDAFQSDTSFSCDSYSVGFGGRINFTQALSLDVAYFWTTYSDYTKEKPRGLEATSMASLVDKDVYSRTNKVFGVSVNYKF is encoded by the coding sequence ATGAGAAAAATTTCGTTGATTGGTCTTGCAATGTTGATCGTTTCAATTCCAACTTTTGCCGGAGATTATCTAACCAATACGAATCAGAATGCTGCTTTCTTGCGCATGATAGCCCGCGGCGCTTCCATTGATGTTGATGGAGTTTATAGTAATCCTGCCGGACTGGCATTTCTTCCCAAAGATGGTCTTCAAGTAGCGCTTACTATTCAAAGTGCATATCAAACTCGTGATATTGCTGCTACAAGTCCTTTATGGACTATGGATGGACAGACCACTGTGCGTAATTATGAAGGAAAAGCTTCTGCTCCCGTTATTCCTTCCATACATGCTGTATATAAAAAAGGTGACTGGGCATTTTCCGGTAGCTTTGCTATTGTTGGTGGTGGCGGAAAAGCTTCTTTTGATAATGGTTTGCCTATGTTCGATGCTGCTGCTATTAGTTTGGTCAATACAATAGGTCAGGGGATGCTAGCTCCTAATCAATACAGTATTAGTTCCGCTATGGAGGGACGTCAGTATATCTATGGTTTGCAGTTAGGAGCAAGTTATAAAATAAATGAGCACTTCTCAGTTTTTGCTGGTGCACGTATGAATTATTTTACAGGTGGCTATAAAGGTTTTCTGGATATCAATTTGAAAGAAGGTGTGGCAGAAGAATTGGGACGTGAGATTATAAAACAGCTTATGGCTGGTGGTATGACTTTAGAGCAGGCGCAACAAGCAGCATTGCAAAAATCGCAGCAGTTGAATGATGCGAAGCTGAAACTGGATTGTGATCAGACAGGTTGGGGATTAACGCCAATTATCGGTGTAGATGCAAAATTCGGTAAGTTGAATTTAGCTGCAAAGTATGAGTTTAAAGCCAATATGAATATTGAGAATGATACTCATGAGATTGTTGCTCCGGATGCCGCAGCAGCATTTGTGGCACCTTACCAAAATGGTGTGAACACACCAAGTGATCTTCCTTCTATGCTTTCTGTTGCAGCAAGTTATGAGTTTTTGCCTTCACTTCGGGCTTCAGTAGAATATCACTTCTTTGATGATAAGAATGCTGGTATGGCAGATGGCAAACAGAAAACATTGAAACATGGTACACACGAGTATTTGGCTGGTGTTGAGTGGGATATTAACAAATTATTCACTGTTAGTGGAGGTTATCAGAAAACAGACTACGGTTTGAGCGACGCTTTCCAATCAGATACAAGTTTTTCTTGTGACTCTTATTCAGTAGGTTTTGGAGGTCGTATCAATTTTACTCAGGCATTGAGCCTTGATGTAGCTTATTTCTGGACTACATATAGTGATTACACTAAAGAAAAACCACGTGGTTTAGAGGCAACATCGATGGCATCATTAGTGGATAAAGACGTTTACAGCCGTACTAATAAAGTATTTGGTGTGAGCGTGAACTATAAGTTCTAA
- a CDS encoding pirin family protein: protein MKKVIHKADTRGHSQYDWLDSYHTFSFDEYFDSDRINFGALRVLNDDKVAPGQGFQTHPHKNMEIISIPLKGHLQHGDSKKNSRIITVGEIQTMSAGTGIFHSEVNASPVEPVEFLQIWIMPRERNTRPVYQDFSIAELERPNELAVIVSPDGSTPASLLQDTWFSIGKVEAGKKLGYHMHQSHAGVYIFLIEGEIVVDGEVLKRRDGMGVYDTNSVELETLKDSHILLIEVPM, encoded by the coding sequence ATGAAAAAAGTAATACATAAAGCAGATACAAGAGGACATTCCCAGTATGATTGGCTGGACAGTTATCACACTTTCAGTTTTGACGAGTACTTCGACTCCGATCGTATCAATTTTGGTGCCCTTCGCGTATTGAATGATGACAAAGTTGCCCCCGGACAAGGTTTTCAGACTCACCCACACAAGAATATGGAAATCATTTCCATTCCTCTGAAAGGACATCTGCAACATGGAGACAGCAAGAAGAACAGCCGCATTATTACTGTCGGAGAAATTCAGACAATGAGTGCAGGAACAGGAATCTTCCATAGTGAAGTAAATGCAAGTCCGGTAGAACCGGTGGAATTCCTGCAGATTTGGATTATGCCGAGAGAACGGAACACCCGTCCCGTATATCAGGATTTCAGCATTGCAGAACTGGAGCGTCCGAACGAACTGGCAGTCATCGTATCTCCCGACGGTAGCACACCTGCTTCCCTTTTGCAAGATACCTGGTTCTCCATCGGCAAAGTAGAAGCCGGAAAGAAATTAGGTTATCACATGCATCAAAGTCATGCAGGCGTCTATATTTTTCTCATTGAAGGAGAAATAGTAGTAGACGGTGAAGTTCTGAAACGTCGTGATGGCATGGGTGTTTACGATACGAACAGCGTTGAACTGGAGACATTGAAAGACTCACATATTCTATTAATAGAAGTACCTATGTGA
- a CDS encoding 2-hydroxyacid dehydrogenase, protein MAYTIAFFGTKPYDESSFNKKNKEFGFEIRYYKGNLNKNNVLLTQGVDAICIFVNDVADAEVIRIMAANGVKLLALRCAGFNNVDLDAAAAAGITVVRVPAYSPYATAEYTVALMLSLNRKIPRASWRTKDGNFSLHGLMGFDMHGKTAGIIGTGKIAKILIHILKGFGMNILAYDLYPDYNFARQEQIVYTSLDELYHNSDIISLHCPLTEETKYLINDYSISKMKDGVMIINTGRGQLIHTNALIEGLKNKKIGSAGLDVYEEESEYFYEDQSDRIIDDDVLARLLSFNNVIVTSHQAFFTHEAMENIAATTLQNIKDFINHKPLLNEVKK, encoded by the coding sequence ATGGCCTATACAATTGCATTTTTCGGCACAAAGCCTTATGACGAGTCTTCTTTCAATAAGAAAAACAAAGAATTCGGATTTGAAATACGTTATTACAAAGGAAATCTGAATAAGAACAATGTACTACTGACACAAGGTGTAGATGCTATATGTATCTTTGTTAATGACGTTGCCGATGCAGAAGTTATCCGTATTATGGCAGCTAATGGAGTAAAACTGCTAGCACTGCGATGTGCCGGATTCAACAATGTAGATTTGGATGCAGCTGCAGCTGCGGGAATTACCGTTGTACGCGTACCTGCTTACTCACCCTATGCGACTGCCGAATACACGGTAGCTCTTATGCTATCGCTAAACCGAAAAATACCCCGCGCCTCCTGGCGTACCAAAGACGGTAATTTCTCCCTGCATGGTCTGATGGGATTCGATATGCACGGAAAAACAGCAGGTATCATCGGCACAGGAAAAATAGCGAAAATACTGATTCACATCTTAAAAGGGTTCGGAATGAATATATTGGCTTATGACCTCTATCCGGACTACAACTTCGCCCGTCAAGAACAAATTGTTTATACTTCACTGGACGAATTATACCACAATTCGGATATTATCTCCTTACACTGTCCGCTCACTGAAGAGACCAAATACCTGATAAACGACTACTCTATCAGCAAAATGAAAGACGGAGTAATGATTATCAATACCGGTCGCGGGCAATTGATTCATACCAATGCGCTGATTGAAGGACTGAAGAACAAGAAAATAGGTTCCGCAGGACTGGACGTATACGAGGAAGAAAGCGAATACTTTTATGAAGATCAATCCGACCGCATCATCGATGATGATGTACTCGCCCGTTTGCTCTCGTTCAACAATGTGATCGTCACTTCTCATCAAGCTTTTTTCACACATGAAGCGATGGAGAATATTGCCGCAACCACCCTGCAAAACATAAAAGACTTTATCAATCATAAGCCTTTATTAAATGAAGTGAAGAAATAA
- a CDS encoding VOC family protein — translation MEIKSKFDHFNINVTNLERSIAFYEKALGLKEHHRKEASDGSFTLVYLTDNETGFLLELTWLKDHTAPYELGENESHLCFRVAGDYDAIRAYHKEMNCVCFENTAMGLYFINDPDDYWIEILPQK, via the coding sequence ATGGAAATAAAAAGTAAATTTGACCATTTTAATATCAACGTTACCAATCTGGAGCGGAGTATCGCTTTTTATGAAAAAGCACTCGGCTTAAAAGAACATCATCGGAAAGAAGCATCCGACGGCTCGTTCACATTAGTCTACCTGACTGATAACGAAACAGGTTTCTTGCTGGAATTGACGTGGTTGAAAGATCATACTGCCCCATATGAACTGGGAGAAAACGAAAGCCATCTCTGCTTTCGTGTAGCCGGCGATTACGATGCAATCAGAGCTTATCACAAAGAAATGAATTGTGTATGTTTTGAGAACACTGCCATGGGGCTTTATTTCATCAATGACCCGGATGATTACTGGATTGAAATACTTCCACAAAAGTAA
- a CDS encoding MBL fold metallo-hydrolase, with translation MTLDYIYHSGFAIEMEGVTVIIDYYKDSSETEHNRGIVHDYLLQRPGKLYVLATHFHPDHFNREILTWKEQRPDIQYIFSKDILKSHRAKAEDAFYIKKGETYEDDTIRIDAFGSTDVGSSFLLHLQDWSIFHAGDLNNWHWSEESTEEEIRKANGDFLAEVKYLKEKVPNIDLVLFPVDRRMGKDYMKGAKQFIEQIKTTIFVPMHFSEDYEGGNALRSFAENAGCRFISITRRGESFEITK, from the coding sequence ATGACACTGGATTATATTTATCACAGCGGTTTCGCCATCGAAATGGAAGGTGTAACCGTTATCATCGATTACTACAAAGATTCTTCCGAAACGGAACACAACCGGGGAATCGTGCATGATTATCTCCTGCAAAGGCCGGGTAAACTGTACGTATTGGCCACTCATTTCCATCCCGATCACTTTAACCGTGAAATATTGACTTGGAAAGAGCAACGCCCCGACATTCAATATATCTTCTCCAAAGATATTCTGAAGTCCCATCGCGCTAAAGCCGAAGATGCTTTCTATATAAAAAAAGGAGAAACATACGAAGACGACACAATCCGCATCGACGCCTTCGGATCGACGGATGTCGGCAGTTCGTTCCTTCTTCATTTACAAGATTGGAGTATCTTCCATGCCGGCGACTTGAACAACTGGCACTGGAGTGAAGAATCGACCGAAGAAGAGATACGAAAAGCCAATGGTGATTTCCTTGCAGAAGTTAAATATTTAAAAGAAAAAGTGCCAAATATCGATCTAGTGCTATTCCCGGTGGATCGGAGAATGGGAAAAGATTACATGAAAGGGGCAAAACAGTTCATCGAACAAATAAAAACTACTATATTTGTGCCCATGCACTTCAGTGAAGATTATGAAGGAGGAAATGCGCTCCGTAGTTTTGCTGAAAATGCAGGATGCCGTTTTATCAGCATCACCCGTCGGGGTGAAAGTTTTGAGATTACCAAATAA
- the pdxH gene encoding pyridoxamine 5'-phosphate oxidase has translation MAKLNIADIRQEYTKGGLRESELPGDPLSLFSRWLQEAIDAEVDEPTAVIVGTVSPEGKPSTRTVLLKGLHDGKFIFYTNYESRKGKQLAQNPYISLSFVWHALERQIHIEGIATKVSPEESDEYFRKRPYKSRIGARISPQSQPITSRMQLIRSFVKEAARWIGKEVERPDNWGGYAVAPTRIEFWQGRPNRLHDRFLYTLQPDGEWKISRLAP, from the coding sequence ATGGCGAAATTAAACATAGCAGATATCCGACAGGAATATACGAAAGGCGGGTTGCGGGAAAGTGAACTTCCCGGCGACCCGCTTTCGCTTTTCAGTCGTTGGCTGCAAGAAGCGATTGACGCAGAGGTGGATGAACCGACTGCGGTCATTGTAGGAACTGTATCCCCCGAAGGAAAACCGTCCACACGTACAGTATTGTTAAAAGGACTCCATGATGGAAAATTTATCTTTTATACCAATTACGAAAGCCGCAAAGGCAAACAATTGGCACAAAATCCATATATCTCCCTCTCTTTTGTCTGGCACGCCCTCGAAAGACAAATACATATAGAAGGAATAGCAACGAAAGTTTCACCGGAAGAATCGGATGAATACTTCCGGAAGCGTCCTTATAAAAGCCGGATTGGTGCACGAATTTCTCCGCAAAGTCAACCGATAACAAGTAGAATGCAGTTGATACGATCCTTCGTCAAAGAAGCCGCCCGATGGATTGGAAAAGAAGTGGAAAGACCTGATAATTGGGGCGGATATGCCGTCGCACCTACAAGGATTGAATTCTGGCAAGGACGCCCCAACCGACTGCACGACCGCTTTCTATACACCCTACAACCGGACGGAGAATGGAAAATCAGTCGTCTTGCTCCTTGA
- a CDS encoding DUF4468 domain-containing protein encodes MNKFTILFLTLFLALPMAMKADSAKEKKDDTRYLAGAVPEVEGKVVFSKEFQIPGMSQAQIYDTMTKWMDERLKENKNIDSRIVFSDEAKGTIAGIGEEWIVFSSSALSLDRTLINYQITVTCKPGNCLVELEKIRFTYRETEKYKAEEWITDKYALNKAKTKLVRGLAKWRRKTVDFADDIFMDVAVAFGAPDTRPKTEKKKKEEEQQKPSIVAAAGPIVIGGADKKTDIKVTTGEPAQTTIPAATLTPATPATKVSSDASGYTEVDLKQIPGEVYALMGSGKLVISIGKDEFNMTNMTANAGGALGYQSGKAVAYCTLSPDQAYDAIEKADSYTLKLYAPNQTTPSAVIECKKMPSQTTPQAGQPRTYVGEIVKLLMKK; translated from the coding sequence ATGAATAAATTTACGATTCTGTTTCTTACCCTGTTTCTCGCATTGCCGATGGCAATGAAGGCAGATTCTGCAAAAGAGAAGAAAGATGACACCAGGTACCTTGCAGGAGCTGTTCCTGAAGTAGAAGGTAAAGTAGTATTTTCCAAAGAGTTCCAGATTCCCGGAATGAGTCAGGCACAAATCTATGACACAATGACAAAGTGGATGGATGAGCGTCTGAAAGAGAATAAAAATATCGACAGCCGCATTGTTTTCTCCGACGAAGCAAAAGGAACAATTGCCGGTATCGGAGAAGAATGGATTGTTTTCAGTTCCAGTGCCCTGTCATTAGACCGTACATTAATTAACTATCAGATTACAGTTACCTGTAAACCCGGAAATTGCCTGGTAGAGCTTGAAAAAATCCGTTTTACTTATCGTGAAACAGAAAAATATAAAGCCGAAGAATGGATTACTGATAAATATGCGCTCAATAAAGCTAAGACTAAATTAGTACGTGGCTTGGCTAAATGGCGTAGAAAAACCGTAGACTTCGCTGATGATATATTTATGGATGTAGCGGTAGCTTTCGGAGCACCCGACACCCGTCCGAAAACAGAGAAAAAGAAGAAAGAAGAAGAGCAGCAAAAACCATCAATCGTTGCAGCCGCAGGTCCTATTGTCATTGGTGGCGCAGATAAAAAGACTGACATAAAAGTGACAACTGGCGAACCGGCTCAAACCACTATTCCGGCGGCAACATTAACTCCTGCCACTCCGGCTACCAAAGTTTCATCTGACGCATCCGGCTATACAGAAGTTGATTTGAAACAAATTCCGGGCGAAGTATATGCTTTGATGGGAAGCGGCAAATTAGTGATCAGCATTGGAAAAGATGAGTTTAACATGACTAATATGACAGCAAACGCAGGTGGTGCACTCGGTTATCAATCAGGAAAAGCAGTTGCCTATTGTACGCTTTCACCCGATCAAGCTTACGATGCAATAGAAAAGGCAGATAGCTATACATTAAAATTGTACGCTCCGAACCAAACGACACCTTCAGCTGTTATCGAATGTAAGAAAATGCCTTCACAGACAACCCCGCAAGCCGGACAACCGCGCACATATGTCGGAGAAATCGTGAAGCTCTTAATGAAAAAATAA